One genomic segment of Brachyhypopomus gauderio isolate BG-103 chromosome 19, BGAUD_0.2, whole genome shotgun sequence includes these proteins:
- the LOC143482903 gene encoding CD48 antigen-like isoform X2 produces the protein MSSGVFRLVGSSIQLDVQHHGYNYEEFTWMFNEDCMVKYYSKYKDFNIYYPFIGRVKFNKTTHSLILMNLQKSDSGLYTARAFDKNFRTVAKYTLSVWDPVETPVLTAVPDHLSTDPDPCNITLTCRGHDLSVSTRCYNEICEEKEVTSPGGVTLFLSVRNSSSIICNISNPVSWNMSVMEMNNLTPYCHHKDAVSPLSGVSVCLLKTVLYSVVLILMVSAVITVHIKEKLAQQS, from the exons GTGGGCAGTTCAATTCAACTGGATGTACAGCATCATGGATATAATTACGAGGAATTCACATGGATGTTTAATGAAGATTGCATggtaaaatattacagtaaATATAAAGATTTTAACATATACTACCCCTTTATAGGAAGAGTAAAGTTCAATAAGACCACCCACAGTCTGATACTGATGAACCTGCAGAAGAGTGACAGTGGATTGTACACAGCAAGAGCATTTGATAAAAATTTCAGGACAGTTGCTAAGTACACGCTGTCTGTGTGGG ATCCAGTAGAGACTCCAGTCCTCACTGCTGTTCCTGACCATCTAAGCACTGATCCTGATCCCTGTAATATAACTCTCACATGTAGAGGTCATGACCTCTCAGTCAGCACTAGATGTTATAATGAAATCTGTGAGGAGAAGGAAGTGACATCACCTGGAGGCGTCACCCTTTTCCTGTCTGTCAGAAACAGCAGCTCTATCATCTGTAACATTAGTAACCCAGTCAGTTGGAACATGAGTGTCATGGAGATGAACAACCTTACACCATACTGTCATCACAaag ATGCAGTGTCTCCCCTtagtggtgtgtctgtgtgccttCTGAAGACGGTGCTGTACTCTGTAGTTCTGATCCTCATGGTGTCTGCAGTCATCACCGTCCACATCAAAGAGAAGCTGGCCCAGCAATCTTAA
- the LOC143482903 gene encoding CD48 antigen-like isoform X1, translating into MVVIKYVFALSILVSISVSSGVFRLVGSSIQLDVQHHGYNYEEFTWMFNEDCMVKYYSKYKDFNIYYPFIGRVKFNKTTHSLILMNLQKSDSGLYTARAFDKNFRTVAKYTLSVWDPVETPVLTAVPDHLSTDPDPCNITLTCRGHDLSVSTRCYNEICEEKEVTSPGGVTLFLSVRNSSSIICNISNPVSWNMSVMEMNNLTPYCHHKDAVSPLSGVSVCLLKTVLYSVVLILMVSAVITVHIKEKLAQQS; encoded by the exons GTGGGCAGTTCAATTCAACTGGATGTACAGCATCATGGATATAATTACGAGGAATTCACATGGATGTTTAATGAAGATTGCATggtaaaatattacagtaaATATAAAGATTTTAACATATACTACCCCTTTATAGGAAGAGTAAAGTTCAATAAGACCACCCACAGTCTGATACTGATGAACCTGCAGAAGAGTGACAGTGGATTGTACACAGCAAGAGCATTTGATAAAAATTTCAGGACAGTTGCTAAGTACACGCTGTCTGTGTGGG ATCCAGTAGAGACTCCAGTCCTCACTGCTGTTCCTGACCATCTAAGCACTGATCCTGATCCCTGTAATATAACTCTCACATGTAGAGGTCATGACCTCTCAGTCAGCACTAGATGTTATAATGAAATCTGTGAGGAGAAGGAAGTGACATCACCTGGAGGCGTCACCCTTTTCCTGTCTGTCAGAAACAGCAGCTCTATCATCTGTAACATTAGTAACCCAGTCAGTTGGAACATGAGTGTCATGGAGATGAACAACCTTACACCATACTGTCATCACAaag ATGCAGTGTCTCCCCTtagtggtgtgtctgtgtgccttCTGAAGACGGTGCTGTACTCTGTAGTTCTGATCCTCATGGTGTCTGCAGTCATCACCGTCCACATCAAAGAGAAGCTGGCCCAGCAATCTTAA
- the LOC143483174 gene encoding uncharacterized protein LOC143483174 isoform X2 — protein MVVIKFVFALSILVSITVSSEVFRLMGSSVQLDVQQHGYNYDILVWIFNGHNMVVKYYSESKGSKTYGSFKGRVEFNSVTHSLTLMNLQKSDSGLYTAKASGEDVRTVAKYTLSVLDPIETPVLTAVTDHLSTDPDPCNITLTCRGHDLSVNSSCYNETCEEKEVTSPVGVTLFLSVRDSSSIICNISNPASWNMNVMEMNNLKVLCHHKVSSDVFKVVGSSVQLHMNDSKQTFFDLTWMYNRRFILLYETKSKIETTYNTKNSRMEFDTSDYSLTIKNLEKSDSGIYRAKITTDEEKVVAEYRLSVLDPAEIPVFSPVRHQQSSDTCNLTCRGHNFSIISNCYNHVCENKETSSGGHTLSMFVSGSTIICNHSNQVSWKGSTMEIKEVCSGRPRSSEETPISLHLSLTSLPHSQSPVFYCVAPVSNLPLPFIRSAGSTAQCCHCSVIFRLPQLSRAAVLIALLSLWTINTLQL, from the exons ATGGTGGTAATAAAGTTTGTCTTCGCTCTCTCCATTCTGGTCTCAATTACAG TGTCCAGTGAAGTGTTCAGGCTCATGGGCAGTTCAGTTCAATTGGACGTACAGCAGCATGGATATAATTATGATATACTTGTATGGATATTTAATGGACATAACATGGTGGTAAAATATTACAGTGAATCTAAAGGTTCAAAGACATATGGCTCCTTTAAAGGAAGAGTAGAGTTCAATAGTGTAACCCACAGTCTGACACTGATGAACCTACAGAAGAGTGACAGTGGACTGTACACAGCAAAAGCATCTGGTGAAGATGTCAGGACAGTAGCTAAGTACACGCTGTCTGTGTTGG ATCCAATAGAGACTCCAGTTCTTACTGCTGTTACTGACCATCTAAGCACTGATCCTGATCCCTGTAATATAACTCTCACATGTAGAGGTCACGACCTCTCAGTCAACTCTAGCTGTTATAATGAAACCTGTGAGGAGAAGGAAGTGACATCCCCTGTGGGCGTCACCCTTTTCCTGTCTGTCAGAGACAGCAGCTCAATCATCTGTAACATTAGTAACCCAGCCAGTTGGAACATGAATGTCATGGAGATGAACAACCTTAAAGTACTCTGTCATCACaaag TGTCCAGTGATGTGTTTAAGGTGGTTGGCAGTTCTGTTCAGCTGCACATGAATGACAGTAAACAAACATTCTTTGACCTGACATGGATGTATAACAGAAGGTTTATACTGCTATATGAAACAAAATCTAAAATAGAaacaacatacaacacaaagAACAGTAGGATGGAATTTGATACGTCTGACTACAGTCTGACAATAAAGAACTTGGAGAAGAGTGACAGTGGAATCTATAGAGCAAAAATTACTACAGATGAAGAAAAAGTTGTGGCAGAGTACAGACTCTCTGTATTGG ATCCAGCTGAGATTCCAGTGTTTTCTCCTGTCCGTCACCAGCAAAGCAGCGATACCTGTAATCTCACCTGTAGAGGTCACAACTTCTCAATTATCTCTAACTGTTATAATCACGTCTGTGAGAACAAGGAAACATCTTCAGGAGGCCACACCCTTTCTATGTTTGTCAGTGGAAGCACCATCATCTGTAACCATAGCAACCAAGTCAGCTGGAAAGGAAGTACCATGGAGATTAAAGAAGTCTGTTCAG GCCGGCCCAGATCCTCTGAGGAGACACCCATCTCACTCCACCTCTCTTTGACGTCACTCCCTCATTCGCAATCACCTGTTTTTTATTGTGTAGCACCTGTTTCCAATCTGCCGCTGCCCTTTATAAGATCTGCAGGTTCAACCGCCCAGTGCTGCCATTGTTCTGTCATTTTTCGCCTTCCTCAGTTATCTAGAGCTGCTGTATTGATTGCTTTACTTTCATTATGGACAATAAACACTTTGCAGCTCTGA
- the LOC143483174 gene encoding uncharacterized protein LOC143483174 isoform X1, giving the protein MVVIKFVFALSILVSITVSSEVFRLMGSSVQLDVQQHGYNYDILVWIFNGHNMVVKYYSESKGSKTYGSFKGRVEFNSVTHSLTLMNLQKSDSGLYTAKASGEDVRTVAKYTLSVLDPIETPVLTAVTDHLSTDPDPCNITLTCRGHDLSVNSSCYNETCEEKEVTSPVGVTLFLSVRDSSSIICNISNPASWNMNVMEMNNLKVLCHHKVSSDVFKVVGSSVQLHMNDSKQTFFDLTWMYNRRFILLYETKSKIETTYNTKNSRMEFDTSDYSLTIKNLEKSDSGIYRAKITTDEEKVVAEYRLSVLDPAEIPVFSPVRHQQSSDTCNLTCRGHNFSIISNCYNHVCENKETSSGGHTLSMFVSGSTIICNHSNQVSWKGSTMEIKEVCSVGRPRSSEETPISLHLSLTSLPHSQSPVFYCVAPVSNLPLPFIRSAGSTAQCCHCSVIFRLPQLSRAAVLIALLSLWTINTLQL; this is encoded by the exons ATGGTGGTAATAAAGTTTGTCTTCGCTCTCTCCATTCTGGTCTCAATTACAG TGTCCAGTGAAGTGTTCAGGCTCATGGGCAGTTCAGTTCAATTGGACGTACAGCAGCATGGATATAATTATGATATACTTGTATGGATATTTAATGGACATAACATGGTGGTAAAATATTACAGTGAATCTAAAGGTTCAAAGACATATGGCTCCTTTAAAGGAAGAGTAGAGTTCAATAGTGTAACCCACAGTCTGACACTGATGAACCTACAGAAGAGTGACAGTGGACTGTACACAGCAAAAGCATCTGGTGAAGATGTCAGGACAGTAGCTAAGTACACGCTGTCTGTGTTGG ATCCAATAGAGACTCCAGTTCTTACTGCTGTTACTGACCATCTAAGCACTGATCCTGATCCCTGTAATATAACTCTCACATGTAGAGGTCACGACCTCTCAGTCAACTCTAGCTGTTATAATGAAACCTGTGAGGAGAAGGAAGTGACATCCCCTGTGGGCGTCACCCTTTTCCTGTCTGTCAGAGACAGCAGCTCAATCATCTGTAACATTAGTAACCCAGCCAGTTGGAACATGAATGTCATGGAGATGAACAACCTTAAAGTACTCTGTCATCACaaag TGTCCAGTGATGTGTTTAAGGTGGTTGGCAGTTCTGTTCAGCTGCACATGAATGACAGTAAACAAACATTCTTTGACCTGACATGGATGTATAACAGAAGGTTTATACTGCTATATGAAACAAAATCTAAAATAGAaacaacatacaacacaaagAACAGTAGGATGGAATTTGATACGTCTGACTACAGTCTGACAATAAAGAACTTGGAGAAGAGTGACAGTGGAATCTATAGAGCAAAAATTACTACAGATGAAGAAAAAGTTGTGGCAGAGTACAGACTCTCTGTATTGG ATCCAGCTGAGATTCCAGTGTTTTCTCCTGTCCGTCACCAGCAAAGCAGCGATACCTGTAATCTCACCTGTAGAGGTCACAACTTCTCAATTATCTCTAACTGTTATAATCACGTCTGTGAGAACAAGGAAACATCTTCAGGAGGCCACACCCTTTCTATGTTTGTCAGTGGAAGCACCATCATCTGTAACCATAGCAACCAAGTCAGCTGGAAAGGAAGTACCATGGAGATTAAAGAAGTCTGTTCAG TAGGCCGGCCCAGATCCTCTGAGGAGACACCCATCTCACTCCACCTCTCTTTGACGTCACTCCCTCATTCGCAATCACCTGTTTTTTATTGTGTAGCACCTGTTTCCAATCTGCCGCTGCCCTTTATAAGATCTGCAGGTTCAACCGCCCAGTGCTGCCATTGTTCTGTCATTTTTCGCCTTCCTCAGTTATCTAGAGCTGCTGTATTGATTGCTTTACTTTCATTATGGACAATAAACACTTTGCAGCTCTGA
- the LOC143483174 gene encoding uncharacterized protein LOC143483174 isoform X3, producing MVVIKFVFALSILVSITVSSEVFRLMGSSVQLDVQQHGYNYDILVWIFNGHNMVVKYYSESKGSKTYGSFKGRVEFNSVTHSLTLMNLQKSDSGLYTAKASGEDVRTVAKYTLSVLDPIETPVLTAVTDHLSTDPDPCNITLTCRGHDLSVNSSCYNETCEEKEVTSPVGVTLFLSVRDSSSIICNISNPASWNMNVMEMNNLKVLCHHKVSSDVFKVVGSSVQLHMNDSKQTFFDLTWMYNRRFILLYETKSKIETTYNTKNSRMEFDTSDYSLTIKNLEKSDSGIYRAKITTDEEKVVAEYRLSVLDPAEIPVFSPVRHQQSSDTCNLTCRGHNFSIISNCYNHVCENKETSSGGHTLSMFVSGSTIICNHSNQVSWKGSTMEIKEVCSDSVSPSSFASVCLLKTVLYSVVLILMVSAVITVHIKEKLAQQF from the exons ATGGTGGTAATAAAGTTTGTCTTCGCTCTCTCCATTCTGGTCTCAATTACAG TGTCCAGTGAAGTGTTCAGGCTCATGGGCAGTTCAGTTCAATTGGACGTACAGCAGCATGGATATAATTATGATATACTTGTATGGATATTTAATGGACATAACATGGTGGTAAAATATTACAGTGAATCTAAAGGTTCAAAGACATATGGCTCCTTTAAAGGAAGAGTAGAGTTCAATAGTGTAACCCACAGTCTGACACTGATGAACCTACAGAAGAGTGACAGTGGACTGTACACAGCAAAAGCATCTGGTGAAGATGTCAGGACAGTAGCTAAGTACACGCTGTCTGTGTTGG ATCCAATAGAGACTCCAGTTCTTACTGCTGTTACTGACCATCTAAGCACTGATCCTGATCCCTGTAATATAACTCTCACATGTAGAGGTCACGACCTCTCAGTCAACTCTAGCTGTTATAATGAAACCTGTGAGGAGAAGGAAGTGACATCCCCTGTGGGCGTCACCCTTTTCCTGTCTGTCAGAGACAGCAGCTCAATCATCTGTAACATTAGTAACCCAGCCAGTTGGAACATGAATGTCATGGAGATGAACAACCTTAAAGTACTCTGTCATCACaaag TGTCCAGTGATGTGTTTAAGGTGGTTGGCAGTTCTGTTCAGCTGCACATGAATGACAGTAAACAAACATTCTTTGACCTGACATGGATGTATAACAGAAGGTTTATACTGCTATATGAAACAAAATCTAAAATAGAaacaacatacaacacaaagAACAGTAGGATGGAATTTGATACGTCTGACTACAGTCTGACAATAAAGAACTTGGAGAAGAGTGACAGTGGAATCTATAGAGCAAAAATTACTACAGATGAAGAAAAAGTTGTGGCAGAGTACAGACTCTCTGTATTGG ATCCAGCTGAGATTCCAGTGTTTTCTCCTGTCCGTCACCAGCAAAGCAGCGATACCTGTAATCTCACCTGTAGAGGTCACAACTTCTCAATTATCTCTAACTGTTATAATCACGTCTGTGAGAACAAGGAAACATCTTCAGGAGGCCACACCCTTTCTATGTTTGTCAGTGGAAGCACCATCATCTGTAACCATAGCAACCAAGTCAGCTGGAAAGGAAGTACCATGGAGATTAAAGAAGTCTGTTCAG ATTCAGTGTCTCCCTCTAGTTTTGCGTCTGTGTGCCTTCTGAAGACGGTGCTGTACTCTGTAGTTCTGATCCTCATGGTGTCTGCAGTCATCACCGTCCACATCAAAGAGAAGCTGGCCCAGCAATTTTAA
- the LOC143483174 gene encoding uncharacterized protein LOC143483174 isoform X4: protein MNPIETPVLTAVTDHLSTDPDPCNITLTCRGHDLSVNSSCYNETCEEKEVTSPVGVTLFLSVRDSSSIICNISNPASWNMNVMEMNNLKVLCHHKVSSDVFKVVGSSVQLHMNDSKQTFFDLTWMYNRRFILLYETKSKIETTYNTKNSRMEFDTSDYSLTIKNLEKSDSGIYRAKITTDEEKVVAEYRLSVLDPAEIPVFSPVRHQQSSDTCNLTCRGHNFSIISNCYNHVCENKETSSGGHTLSMFVSGSTIICNHSNQVSWKGSTMEIKEVCSVGRPRSSEETPISLHLSLTSLPHSQSPVFYCVAPVSNLPLPFIRSAGSTAQCCHCSVIFRLPQLSRAAVLIALLSLWTINTLQL from the exons ATGA ATCCAATAGAGACTCCAGTTCTTACTGCTGTTACTGACCATCTAAGCACTGATCCTGATCCCTGTAATATAACTCTCACATGTAGAGGTCACGACCTCTCAGTCAACTCTAGCTGTTATAATGAAACCTGTGAGGAGAAGGAAGTGACATCCCCTGTGGGCGTCACCCTTTTCCTGTCTGTCAGAGACAGCAGCTCAATCATCTGTAACATTAGTAACCCAGCCAGTTGGAACATGAATGTCATGGAGATGAACAACCTTAAAGTACTCTGTCATCACaaag TGTCCAGTGATGTGTTTAAGGTGGTTGGCAGTTCTGTTCAGCTGCACATGAATGACAGTAAACAAACATTCTTTGACCTGACATGGATGTATAACAGAAGGTTTATACTGCTATATGAAACAAAATCTAAAATAGAaacaacatacaacacaaagAACAGTAGGATGGAATTTGATACGTCTGACTACAGTCTGACAATAAAGAACTTGGAGAAGAGTGACAGTGGAATCTATAGAGCAAAAATTACTACAGATGAAGAAAAAGTTGTGGCAGAGTACAGACTCTCTGTATTGG ATCCAGCTGAGATTCCAGTGTTTTCTCCTGTCCGTCACCAGCAAAGCAGCGATACCTGTAATCTCACCTGTAGAGGTCACAACTTCTCAATTATCTCTAACTGTTATAATCACGTCTGTGAGAACAAGGAAACATCTTCAGGAGGCCACACCCTTTCTATGTTTGTCAGTGGAAGCACCATCATCTGTAACCATAGCAACCAAGTCAGCTGGAAAGGAAGTACCATGGAGATTAAAGAAGTCTGTTCAG TAGGCCGGCCCAGATCCTCTGAGGAGACACCCATCTCACTCCACCTCTCTTTGACGTCACTCCCTCATTCGCAATCACCTGTTTTTTATTGTGTAGCACCTGTTTCCAATCTGCCGCTGCCCTTTATAAGATCTGCAGGTTCAACCGCCCAGTGCTGCCATTGTTCTGTCATTTTTCGCCTTCCTCAGTTATCTAGAGCTGCTGTATTGATTGCTTTACTTTCATTATGGACAATAAACACTTTGCAGCTCTGA